The Microbacterium foliorum genome has a window encoding:
- a CDS encoding DUF6328 family protein codes for MEPEQRATPDDLDHQADGRDETRNERADRNWDELLQELRVMQTGTQILTAFLLAVAFQPRFEDMDEVQRNLYVVLVALAALATILALAPVGMHRAAFGRRRKPELVRVAASIVKIDLVVIAALTIGVTTLIIDFAVGREAGLVALVASLVAIGLLSFALPRLVRRAVGRS; via the coding sequence ATGGAACCCGAACAGCGCGCGACGCCGGACGATCTCGACCATCAGGCCGACGGACGCGACGAGACCCGCAACGAGCGAGCCGACCGCAACTGGGACGAACTGCTGCAGGAGCTGCGTGTGATGCAGACGGGAACGCAGATCCTCACCGCCTTCCTGCTCGCGGTGGCATTCCAGCCGCGCTTCGAGGACATGGACGAGGTGCAGCGCAACCTCTACGTCGTGCTGGTCGCCCTCGCCGCCCTGGCGACGATCCTCGCTCTCGCGCCCGTCGGCATGCATCGCGCCGCCTTCGGTCGGCGACGCAAGCCCGAGCTGGTGCGTGTCGCGGCGAGCATCGTCAAGATCGACCTCGTGGTGATCGCCGCGCTGACCATCGGCGTGACGACCCTCATCATCGACTTCGCCGTCGGTCGGGAGGCCGGGCTCGTCGCTCTGGTCGCCTCACTCGTGGCGATAGGGCTGCTCTCGTTCGCCCTCCCCCGACTCGTGCGGCGGGCGGTGGGCCGCTCCTGA
- a CDS encoding ABC-F family ATP-binding cassette domain-containing protein: MTATLVAQNLAGGYGHRILFEGVDLTVAPGDVIGVVGANGAGKSTLLRILAGVLAPADGTVSLAPTDAFVGWLPQEHDRIEGETVAQYIARRTGCAAATREMDAAAAALGDPSLAPGGTDPADTYSLALDRWLASGAADLDERIPAVLADLGLPSGGRVSEEASMTGLSGGQAARVGLAALLLSRFDIVFLDEPTNDLDLDGLDRLESFVRGLRGGVVLVSHDREFLARSVTRVLELDLAQNAHRLYGGGYDAYIEERAVVRRHLREKYDEFADKKADLVARARTQREWSSQGVRNAMKKSPDNDKIRRKASTESSEKQAQKVRQMESRIARLDEVEEPRKEWQLEFTIGSAPRSSSVVSTLNSAVLRQGDFTLGPVSVQVDAGDRIGITGPNGAGKSTLLRALLGRQEPVEGSAALGSSVQIGEIDQARSLLLGEEPLSEAFEAAVPEMASAEVRTLLAKFGLRADHVTRPVSGLSPGERTRAALALLQARGVNLLVLDEPTNHLDLAAIEQLEEALESYTGTLLLVTHDRRMLEAVQTNRRWSVADGRVEER; this comes from the coding sequence ATGACCGCCACCCTCGTCGCCCAGAACCTCGCAGGTGGCTATGGTCACCGCATCCTCTTCGAGGGCGTCGACCTGACCGTCGCCCCGGGCGACGTGATTGGCGTCGTCGGCGCCAACGGCGCTGGCAAGTCCACACTGCTGCGGATCCTCGCGGGGGTTCTTGCTCCCGCTGACGGAACGGTGTCCCTCGCACCGACCGACGCCTTCGTCGGCTGGCTGCCGCAGGAGCACGACCGGATCGAGGGCGAGACCGTGGCGCAGTACATCGCGCGCCGCACGGGCTGCGCGGCGGCGACACGCGAGATGGATGCCGCGGCCGCCGCGCTCGGCGACCCGTCGCTCGCCCCCGGGGGCACGGATCCCGCCGACACATACTCGCTGGCCCTCGACCGCTGGCTGGCCAGCGGTGCCGCCGACCTCGATGAGCGCATCCCGGCCGTGCTGGCCGATCTGGGTCTGCCCAGCGGAGGTCGCGTCTCGGAGGAGGCGTCGATGACCGGCCTGTCCGGCGGGCAGGCCGCCCGCGTGGGGCTCGCCGCCCTGCTGCTCTCGCGCTTCGACATCGTCTTCCTCGATGAGCCCACGAACGACCTCGACCTCGACGGACTCGACCGTCTGGAGTCGTTCGTCCGCGGGCTCCGCGGCGGGGTCGTGCTGGTGAGCCACGATCGCGAGTTCCTCGCGCGCAGCGTCACCCGGGTGCTCGAGCTCGACCTCGCACAGAACGCGCACCGTCTCTACGGCGGAGGATACGACGCGTACATCGAGGAGCGCGCGGTGGTGCGTCGCCACCTGCGGGAGAAGTACGACGAGTTCGCCGACAAGAAGGCCGACCTCGTCGCGCGCGCCCGCACGCAGCGCGAGTGGTCGAGCCAGGGCGTGCGCAACGCGATGAAGAAGTCTCCCGACAACGACAAGATCAGGCGCAAGGCGTCGACGGAATCCAGCGAGAAGCAGGCCCAGAAGGTCCGCCAGATGGAGAGCCGGATCGCCCGCCTCGACGAGGTCGAGGAACCGCGCAAGGAATGGCAGCTCGAGTTCACGATCGGCTCCGCCCCGAGATCGAGCAGTGTCGTCTCGACACTCAACTCCGCGGTGCTGCGGCAGGGTGACTTCACGCTGGGCCCCGTGTCGGTGCAGGTCGATGCCGGTGACCGGATCGGGATCACCGGTCCGAACGGCGCGGGCAAGTCGACGCTGCTTCGCGCCCTGCTCGGGCGGCAGGAGCCGGTCGAGGGCAGCGCCGCGCTCGGCAGCAGCGTGCAGATCGGCGAGATCGACCAGGCCCGCTCGCTCCTGCTCGGGGAGGAACCGCTCTCCGAGGCGTTCGAGGCCGCCGTGCCGGAGATGGCGTCTGCCGAGGTGCGGACGCTGCTGGCGAAGTTCGGACTCAGGGCCGACCACGTGACCCGGCCGGTGTCGGGCCTCTCACCCGGGGAGCGCACACGGGCGGCGCTGGCGCTGCTGCAGGCCCGCGGAGTGAATCTGCTCGTGCTGGACGAGCCGACGAACCACCTCGACCTCGCGGCGATCGAGCAGCTCGAAGAGGCGCTCGAGTCCTACACCGGCACGCTGCTGCTGGTCACCCATGATCGACGGATGCTGGAGGCGGTGCAGACGAACCGGCGGTGGAGCGTCGCCGACGGACGTGTCGAGGAGCGCTGA
- a CDS encoding Fe-S cluster assembly protein HesB, whose protein sequence is MLTLTDNATAIVNTLVSRQTDAADAGLRIHSTPAGGPDGGARLAVLVTPDPEPEDQVVEVSGTRLFLDETAAAALEDKILDAGVDDEGSVSFAVLPQVA, encoded by the coding sequence GTGCTCACCCTCACCGACAACGCCACCGCGATCGTCAACACCCTGGTCAGCCGCCAGACCGACGCCGCCGATGCGGGACTCCGCATCCATTCCACACCGGCAGGCGGTCCTGACGGCGGGGCCAGACTCGCGGTCCTGGTCACCCCCGACCCCGAGCCCGAGGACCAGGTGGTCGAGGTGTCGGGCACGCGCCTGTTCCTCGATGAGACCGCCGCCGCCGCGCTCGAGGACAAGATCCTCGACGCCGGCGTCGACGACGAGGGCTCCGTCTCCTTCGCGGTCCTCCCCCAGGTCGCCTGA
- a CDS encoding 1-acyl-sn-glycerol-3-phosphate acyltransferase: MLKRLLARVFWMFSRWTLTAETTPSRPTILIGAPHTSNWDFVLMLAISWQLRIEVHWLGKNSLFRGWRGPLMRRLGGIPVDRADPARVVADVVDQVHSGSVFGLVITPDGTRGGNEHWKSGFYRISRETGMPVTLGFVDRTTMTTGLGPTLDLTGDVRADMDRIRAFYADKAGLRPERRTVPRLREEDGER, encoded by the coding sequence GTGCTCAAACGACTCCTCGCCCGCGTGTTCTGGATGTTCAGCCGCTGGACCCTGACCGCAGAGACGACGCCGTCTCGACCGACGATCCTGATCGGCGCGCCGCACACCTCGAACTGGGATTTTGTGCTGATGCTCGCCATCTCGTGGCAGCTGCGCATCGAGGTGCACTGGCTCGGCAAGAACAGCCTGTTCCGCGGCTGGCGCGGCCCCCTGATGCGACGACTCGGCGGGATTCCGGTGGACCGTGCCGACCCCGCCCGTGTCGTGGCGGATGTGGTCGATCAGGTGCACTCCGGCTCGGTCTTCGGGCTGGTGATCACGCCGGACGGCACACGCGGCGGTAACGAGCACTGGAAGTCCGGCTTCTATCGGATCTCCCGCGAGACCGGGATGCCGGTGACGCTCGGCTTCGTCGACCGGACGACGATGACCACCGGCCTCGGTCCGACCCTCGATCTCACGGGTGACGTCAGGGCGGACATGGACCGGATCCGGGCCTTCTACGCCGACAAGGCGGGATTGCGCCCCGAGCGGCGCACCGTCCCCCGTCTGCGCGAGGAGGACGGCGAGCGCTGA
- a CDS encoding Dps family protein, whose product MAEKTKSTTAGSTKRGAKTTRRQNAEKGFTASAELAGNLQTVLVDLIELSLQGKQAHWNVVGRNFRDTHRQLDEIIDAAREFSDTVAERMRALHAVPDGRTDTIAETTSLPAFPSGEVSTTDTIDLITARLDAVVGTIRDVHDAIDEEDPTSADILHAILESLEQFAWMVSAENRTPAGR is encoded by the coding sequence ATGGCTGAGAAGACGAAGTCCACGACCGCCGGCTCCACGAAGCGCGGCGCGAAGACGACCAGGCGTCAGAACGCGGAGAAGGGCTTCACGGCTTCCGCCGAGCTCGCCGGCAACCTCCAGACCGTGCTCGTCGACCTCATCGAACTCTCGCTGCAGGGCAAGCAGGCGCACTGGAACGTCGTCGGCCGCAACTTCCGCGACACACACCGTCAGCTCGACGAGATCATCGATGCCGCGCGCGAGTTCAGCGACACCGTCGCCGAGCGCATGCGCGCCCTGCACGCGGTGCCGGACGGCCGCACGGACACGATCGCGGAGACCACCTCGCTGCCGGCGTTCCCGTCCGGTGAGGTGTCGACCACCGACACGATCGATCTGATCACCGCGCGCCTGGATGCCGTCGTCGGCACGATCCGCGACGTCCACGACGCGATCGACGAGGAGGACCCGACCTCGGCCGACATCTTGCACGCGATCCTCGAGAGCCTCGAACAGTTCGCCTGGATGGTCAGCGCCGAGAACCGCACGCCGGCGGGGCGTTGA
- a CDS encoding LysR family transcriptional regulator, with protein MKIALLRRYIVLAETLHFPRAAKELGIPLASLYTSLDKLEDEVGHALVNREGTPRLTNVGELFLVEAKETVAAAPPPAPKTVAPAGGKAKASKGKGRAPIVKGQPKPYKKRQGR; from the coding sequence ATGAAGATCGCACTGCTCCGCCGGTACATCGTGCTCGCCGAGACGCTGCACTTCCCCCGTGCGGCGAAGGAGCTGGGCATCCCCCTGGCGTCGCTGTACACATCGCTCGACAAGCTCGAGGACGAGGTCGGTCACGCACTCGTGAACCGCGAGGGAACGCCCCGACTGACGAATGTCGGCGAGCTGTTCCTCGTCGAGGCGAAGGAGACCGTCGCCGCTGCTCCCCCGCCCGCGCCGAAGACGGTCGCCCCCGCGGGCGGCAAGGCCAAGGCGTCGAAGGGCAAGGGGCGCGCCCCCATCGTCAAGGGGCAGCCCAAGCCCTACAAGAAGCGTCAGGGACGCTGA
- a CDS encoding GNAT family N-acetyltransferase, translated as MRSDTQRTQTDDAGARDARPEIVIAPITESDAGEVLTLQRAAFVSEAQIYGSADMPPLTQTLAEVEAELRAGDGLTARIDGRLVGAIRFVEDDDGVLLIGRIAIAPDSQGEGIGRSLLEAAERSSSAEVAELFTGSLSEANIRLYESVGYREHERIPQGDGTDQVFLRKPLHQVGDPSERGASG; from the coding sequence ATGAGATCGGACACCCAGAGAACCCAGACCGACGATGCCGGCGCGCGGGATGCCCGCCCCGAGATCGTGATCGCCCCGATCACGGAATCCGATGCGGGAGAGGTGCTCACCCTGCAGCGCGCCGCGTTCGTGTCGGAGGCGCAGATCTACGGCAGCGCCGACATGCCCCCGCTCACGCAGACGCTCGCGGAGGTCGAGGCGGAGCTGCGCGCGGGCGACGGTCTGACCGCCCGCATCGACGGCCGCCTGGTGGGGGCGATCCGCTTCGTGGAGGACGACGACGGCGTGCTGCTGATCGGCAGGATCGCCATCGCGCCGGACAGTCAGGGCGAGGGCATCGGACGCAGCCTGCTCGAGGCCGCGGAGCGGTCATCGTCGGCCGAGGTCGCCGAGCTCTTCACCGGCAGCCTGAGCGAGGCCAACATCCGGCTCTACGAATCGGTCGGGTATCGCGAGCACGAGCGGATCCCGCAGGGAGACGGCACCGATCAGGTCTTCCTGAGAAAACCTCTGCATCAGGTGGGAGACCCCTCCGAACGGGGCGCGTCGGGTTGA
- a CDS encoding MDR family MFS transporter has protein sequence MSAVDTGSIPTPTSSAPTGEIARSDMRVIWLLLVAAFVAILNETTMGIAIPHLNEDLGIPPELGQWLTSAFMLTMAVVIPTTGFILQRFTTRQVFIAAMSLFSLGTLVALVAPGFAVLLAGRVIQAAGTGIMMPLLMTTIMNVVPAQSRGRMMGRVGLVISLAPAIGPTVAGAVLETLNWRALFAIILPIALVSLLIGAKWMTNLGETRAVPLDVLSIPLAALGFGGIVFGLSQFGGEGGSGEAAGITALVVGAVALALFVWRQIMLQRGDDALLDLRVFRSTNFTFSVIIMTILALSMFGTLTLLPQYLQNVAGLNALESGLILLPGSVLMGLLGPVMGRVYDARGTRPLLIPGTILVSAALFYYSTVGEHTVWWVLIIVQATMSVGLAMSFTPLFSASLGSLQRSLYSHGSAVLNTLQQVGGAAGVAVLTVTYSAILHAGEAEGLSTEVAGAPGARMAFLIAATISLAAVALSAFVTKPADDVSGGAHGGH, from the coding sequence ATGTCTGCCGTCGACACCGGTTCGATCCCCACGCCCACTTCTTCCGCACCGACGGGCGAGATCGCGCGCAGCGACATGCGCGTCATCTGGCTGCTCCTCGTCGCGGCGTTCGTCGCCATTCTCAATGAGACGACCATGGGCATCGCCATCCCGCATCTCAACGAGGACCTCGGCATCCCGCCGGAGCTCGGGCAGTGGCTGACGAGCGCGTTCATGCTCACCATGGCCGTCGTCATCCCGACCACCGGCTTCATCCTGCAGCGCTTCACCACACGGCAGGTGTTCATCGCCGCGATGAGCCTCTTCTCCCTCGGCACCCTCGTCGCCCTGGTCGCACCAGGGTTCGCGGTGCTGCTCGCCGGTCGCGTGATCCAGGCCGCCGGCACCGGCATCATGATGCCGCTGCTCATGACGACGATCATGAACGTCGTGCCCGCTCAGTCGCGAGGGCGCATGATGGGCCGCGTGGGCCTCGTCATCTCCCTGGCACCCGCGATCGGCCCCACCGTCGCCGGCGCCGTGCTCGAGACGCTGAACTGGCGCGCCCTGTTCGCGATCATCCTGCCGATCGCCCTGGTCTCGCTCCTCATCGGCGCGAAGTGGATGACCAACCTCGGCGAGACGCGCGCGGTGCCCCTCGACGTGCTGTCCATCCCGCTCGCCGCACTCGGCTTCGGCGGCATCGTCTTCGGTCTCAGCCAGTTCGGCGGTGAAGGCGGATCCGGTGAGGCCGCGGGCATCACCGCGCTCGTCGTCGGAGCCGTCGCGCTCGCGCTGTTCGTCTGGCGTCAGATCATGCTGCAGCGCGGCGACGACGCGCTCCTCGATCTGCGGGTCTTCCGGTCGACGAACTTCACGTTCTCGGTCATCATCATGACGATCCTCGCCCTGTCGATGTTCGGCACCCTCACGCTGCTGCCGCAGTACCTGCAGAACGTCGCGGGGCTGAACGCGCTCGAGTCCGGTCTGATCCTGCTGCCGGGGTCGGTCCTGATGGGTCTGCTCGGCCCCGTCATGGGCCGCGTCTACGACGCCCGCGGCACTCGTCCGCTGCTGATCCCCGGCACGATCCTCGTGTCGGCCGCACTCTTCTACTACTCGACGGTCGGCGAGCACACCGTGTGGTGGGTGCTGATCATCGTGCAGGCGACGATGTCGGTGGGTCTGGCGATGTCGTTCACCCCGCTGTTCTCGGCGTCGCTGGGTTCGCTGCAGCGCTCGCTGTACTCCCACGGATCCGCGGTGCTGAACACCCTGCAGCAGGTCGGCGGCGCGGCGGGAGTGGCTGTGCTCACCGTGACCTACTCGGCGATCCTGCACGCGGGCGAAGCCGAGGGCCTGTCCACGGAGGTGGCCGGAGCGCCCGGTGCACGCATGGCGTTCCTGATCGCGGCGACCATCTCGCTCGCGGCGGTGGCCTTGAGCGCCTTCGTGACCAAGCCCGCAGACGACGTCTCGGGCGGGGCACACGGCGGGCACTGA